In Equus quagga isolate Etosha38 chromosome 14, UCLA_HA_Equagga_1.0, whole genome shotgun sequence, one DNA window encodes the following:
- the LOC124225534 gene encoding olfactory receptor 51F2-like, with translation MPIFCNSTFPTFLLTGVSGLEWAHAWISIPFCCLYFTALSGNTLILFVVLTEPSLQVPMYYFLSMLSTTDIGLCISTLGTVLGIFWANIRDISFSACLSQMFFIYLFTFMESSVLLAMAFDRFVAISNPLRYATILTYARITQIGLAVITRGTAILTPLVLLLKRLSFCCSHVLHHSYCFHPDVMKLSCSDTKINSAFGLTAIISTAGVDSIFILLSYVLIIRSVLNIASPEERKKAFSTCISHITAVAIFYIPLISLSFVHRFGKHVPPYVPTLIANVYLLIPPVMNPIIYSVKTKQIQKAMLKLVCSKGTHI, from the coding sequence ATGCCAATCTTCTGTAACTCCACTTTCCCTACTTTCCTTTTGACTGGGGTCTCTGGACTTGAATGGGCCCATGCCTGGATCTCCATCCCCTTCTGCTGCCTCTATTTCACTGCCCTTTCTGGAAATACCTTGATCCTGTTCGTAGTGCTTACTGAGCCAAGTCTTCAAGTGCCCATGTACTATTTCCTCTCCATGTTGTCCACCACTGACATTGGCTTATGTATCTCTACATTGGGGACAGTACTGGGAATATTCTGGGCTAATATCCGGGACATCAGCTTCAGTGCTTGCTTATCACAGATGTTCTTCATTTACCTCTTCACTTTTATGGAATCTTCGGTGCTCCTGGCTATGGCCTTTGATCGTTTTGTGGCCATTTCTAACCCTTTGAGATATGCTACCATTCTAACTTATGCAAGGATCACACAAATTGGTTTGGCAGTCATTACCAGGGGGACTGCCATTCTGACACCACTAGTCCTGCTTCTTAAGCGTTTATCATTCTGCTGCAGCCATGTGCTCCATCACTCCTACTGCTTCCACCCAGATGTGATGAAGCTGTCATGTTCAGATACAAAGATCAACAGTGCTTTTGGACTAACTGCAATTATCTCTACTGCTGGAGTGGACTCTATCTTTATCCTGCTTTCCTATGTCTTGATCATTCGCTCCGTTCTCAACATTGCATCCCCTGAGGAGAGGAAAAAGGCCTTCAGCACCTGCATTTCTCATATCACTGCTGTGGCCATATTCTACATCCCTTTGATCAGCCTGTCGTTTGTTCACAGATTTGGAAAACATGTTCCACCCTATGTACCCACACTCATTGCTAATGTATACTTGCTCATTCCACCTGTGATGAATCCCATCATCTATAGCGTGAAAACAAAGCAGATTCAAAAAGCTATGCTCAAACTTGTATGTTCCAAGGGAACTCACATTTAG